In Rhododendron vialii isolate Sample 1 chromosome 9a, ASM3025357v1, the following are encoded in one genomic region:
- the LOC131301515 gene encoding histone H3-lysine(4) N-trimethyltransferase ATX1 isoform X1 — translation MALSPRTVKPNYSNINHTKTGEEEDGEAERSLQEQQGEEEIGPGGSPKRYVPLCDLYSATSPCVNGGIMSKKVKARKMTTTLKTETLTQPNHHLDNGHEEDLGHASSEPKPLPRPPVIRVYTRQRRPKKPRPSPDSLVVVKVELEEEEADTSAQPKKKQKKSNEKKGKQKALVDSTGEKSKNNCVSLRTRKSGPSGNLPNLDRSRMVNSAAKRWVRLGFDGADSNNFIGLQCKVYWPLDDDWYTGRVVRYNAETGRHHVSYEDGDEEDVNIRSERIKFYISRDEMRRLNLSYKIGTSDTDGLEFSEMVVLAASFDDCHELGLGDIIWAKIAGHAMWPAVVVDESCLGNRKGLTKNSEGKSVPVQFFGSHDFARVNTKQIISFLKGLLSSFHLKCKKPNFVQSLEEAKLYLSELKLPRRMIRMQNGMEADNCDSASQEDEHNADSGEECKMELSNSKPISKPSSSKVASQRSQDLPIGYRPVLVKWKDLDKCNVCDMDEEYENNLFLQCDKCRMMVHAKCYGELEPVDGVLWLCNLCRPGAPNIPPPCCLCPLIGGAMKPTTDGRWAHLACAIWIPETCLSDIKKMEPIDGLNRINKDRWKLLCSICGVSYGACIQCSNNTCRVAYHPLCARAAGFCAELEDEDRLHLISMDEDEDEQCIRLLSFCKKHRPPSTERLEKDDRVRQTARQCPDYSPPSNPSGCARSEPYNYFGRRGRKEPEALAAASLKRLFVENRPYLVGGCCQHEALGYTVSSTTGLAGSKFSFSLQKLKSSQLDAPKTIHSMAEKYKYMRETFRKRLAFGKSGIHGFGIFAKQLLRAGDMVIEYTGELVRPPIADRREHLIYNSLVGAGTYLFRIDDERVIDATRAGSIAHLINHSCEPNCYSRVISVNGDEHIIIFAKRDIKQWEELTYDYRFFSIDEQLACYCGFPRCRGVVNDIDAEEQLAKLYVSRSELRDWRGE, via the exons ATGGCATTGTCTCCCCGGACAGTCAAACCCAATTACAGCAACAtcaatcacaccaaaacaggaGAAGAAGAGGACGGAGAAGCAGAGCGAAGCCTACAAGAGCAGCAAGGGGAAGAAGAGATTGGCCCGGGAGGCTCTCCGAAGCGGTACGTCCCGCTGTGCGACTTGTACTCCGCCACGTCCCCATGCGTCAACGGCGGCATCATGTCCAAAAAGGTCAAAGCTCGTAAAATGACGACGACGCTCAAGACtgaaaccctaacccaaccTAATCACCACCTGGATAATGGACACGAAGAAGACCTTGGCCACGCCTCTTCTGAACCAAAACCACTGCCGCGGCCGCCCGTCATTAGGGTATACACCAGACAACGTCGTCCCAAGAAGCCCAGGCCTTCCCCCGATTCCTTGGTAGTGGTAAAGGTAGagttagaagaagaagaagctgacACGAGCGCGCAGCCGAAGAAAAAGCAGAAGAAGAGCAATGAGAAGAAGGGCAAGCAGAAAGCCCTAGTCGACAGCACGGGTGAGAAATCGAAGAATAACTGTGTCAGTTTGAGGACAAGGAAGAGTGGTCCTTCAGGGAATTTGCCAAACCTTGATCGTTCCCGAATGGTTAATTCTGCTGCTAAGAGATGGGTCCG GTTGGGTTTCGATGGTGCTGATTCCAACAATTTCATTGGATTACAATGCAAG GTTTACTGGCCTTTGGATGATGATTGGTATACTGGTCGTGTGGTCCGATACAATGCGGAGACTGGTCGACATCAT GTATCATATGAGGATGGTGATGAAGAGGATGTCAATATTCGCAGTGAACGTATCAAGTTTTATATTTCCAGGGACGAGATGCGCCGGTTAAATCTGAGCTACAAGATTGGAACTTCAGACACGGATGGCCTTGAATTCAGCGAGATGGTGGTTTTGGCTGCTAGTTTTGATGATTGCCATGAGCTTGGACTTGGGGATATCATATGGGCCAAAATTGCTG GTCACGCGATGTGGCCAGCAGTCGTTGTGGATGAATCTTGTCTTGGAAATCGTAAAGGTTTAACAAAAAATTCAGAAGGGAAATCAGTTCCAGTGCAATTTTTTGGTTCCCATGACTTTGCAAG GGTTAATACAAAGCAAATAATCTCATTTCTTAAAGGACTCCTTTCTTCTTTCCACCTGAAGTGCAAGAAGCCAAATTTTGTTCAAAGCTTGGAAGAAGCAAAATT GTATCTCAGTGAACTGAAGCTTCCAAGGAGAATGATAAGGATGCAAAATGGAATGGAGGCTGATAATTGCGACAGTGCAAGCCAAGAGGATGAACACAATGCTGATTCAGGTGAAGAATGCAAAATG GAATTATCAAATTCCAAACCGATTTCGAAACCCTCTTCGTCTAAGGTGGCTTCTCAAAGATCGCAAGACCTGCCTATTGGTTACAGACCTGTTCTTGTTAAGTGGAAAGACCTTGACAAGTGCAATGTTTGCGACATGGATGAG gagtACGAGAATAATCTTTTTCTGCAGTGTGATAAATGCAGAATGATG GTTCATGCTAAATGCTATGGGGAATTAGAGCCTGTTGATGGGGTACTTTGGTTATGTAACTTGTGTCGTCCAGGGGCCCCCAACATTCCCCCACCCTGCTGCCTTTGTCCCCTGATAG GGGGTGCTATGAAGCCTACAACAGATGGACGCTGGGCTCACCTTGCTTGTGCAATATGGATACCAG AAACATGCTTATCTGATATCAAGAAAATGGAGCCGATTGACGGCCTGAATAGAATCAATAAG GACCGCTGGAAACTTTTGTGTAGCATTTGTGGTGTGTCTTATGGAGCTTGTATCCAG TGTTCAAATAATACTTGTCGTGTAGCATATCATCCTCTATGTGCACGTGCTGCTGGGTTCTGTGCTGAG CTTGAAGACGAGGACAGACTTCACCTCATTTCCAtggatgaggatgaggatgaaCAGTGTATTCGGCTGCTTTCATTCTGCAAGAAGCACAGGCCACCATCTACTGAGCGTTTAGAAAAAGATGATCGTGTTAGGCAAACTGCGCGACAATGTCCTGATTACAGTCCTCCATCTAATCCATCTGGTTGTGCTCGCAGTG AGCCTTATAATTATTTTGGGAGAAGAGGGAGGAAAGAACCTGAAGCTCTTGCTGCTGCATCCTTAAAGCGCTTATTTGTAGAGAACAGGCCTTACTTGGTTGGTGGATGCTGCCAACACGAGGCCTTGGGCTATACAGTATCTTCTACTACCGGACTTGCAGGTTCTAAGTTCTCCTTTAGTCTTCAAAAGCTAAAGAGCTCTCAACTTGATGCTCCCAAGACCATACATTCTATGGCTGAGAAATACAAATACATGAGGGAAACGTTCCGGAAGAGACTGGCATTTG GGAAATCTGGAATACATGGATTTGGAATATTTGCAAAGCAACTACTCAGAGCAGGAGACATG GTGATTGAATACACAGGTGAACTTGTTAGACCCCCTATAGCTGACCGAAGAGAACACTTGATATACAACTCATTAGTG GGAGCTGGGACTTACTTGTTCCGTATTGATGATGAGCGTGTCATTGATGCCACAAGGGCTGGAAGCATTGCACATTTAATTAATCACTCCTGTGAA